One region of Cinclus cinclus chromosome 1, bCinCin1.1, whole genome shotgun sequence genomic DNA includes:
- the NEDD9 gene encoding enhancer of filamentation 1 isoform X1, which produces MRYEVIIPVRSGQGYVYEFPSKHQKDAYDIPPVRPLQGIYDIPPTSVKGPALPVPMGQAKALGVYDIPPAKGVYAAPPSTCQDDTAPRENLQDFSPTVGHSVRPEGVYDIPPPITKVTGKEHNRFSPESLVLPGGIPQTQSVYDIPTNHQNHFLGQQIAPEKDVYDTPRGIAFPGQQTGLCENPITEGREGVYDVPPTVLQDNKGLQDVTDGMNRLSFSSTGSTRSNMSTSSTTSKDSSHSASTAQDKRLILDPDTAIERLYHLQQMVEVAVNHLTAFIIPDWRSYGYMEKHINEIHAAVDKVEQSLLEYLQFAKGSAANASCLSEFSLLNKMRREVQRLEDSHQILTQTSHDLNSYSWSLNVLAVNRVQNKCDDLDRFIMVARTVPDDAKQLTTTISVNAELLFKQALGSSRFKSIPENIMNTPDCVYDSPQMQQHAEKAQNHCSSLPPLLSKGQHPFSTTSEGSEKSWMDDYDYVHLQGKEEFERQQKELLEKENIIKQSKMELEHHQINQFQRLEQEITKPVENDISKWKPPQALQISHDSRLLLFYSDQCETHFNSLLNAIDAFFSCVNSSQPPRIFVAHSKFIILSAHKLVFIGDTLARQMTTQDMCNRVMNSSNQLCELLKGVVLATKGAALSYPNTASLQKMVDQVTELSHHAQLFKLSLAQMASL; this is translated from the exons ATGAGATATGAA GTAATAATACCAGTCAGGTCAGGACAAGGTTATGTTTATGAATTCCCTTCCAAACACCAGAAGGATGCCTACGATATCCCCCCTGTTCGCCCTCTCCAAGGG aTATATGACATTCCCCCCACATCAGTTAAGGGGCCTGCACTTCCAGTTCCCATGGGACAAGCAAAAGCTTTAGGAGTGTATGACATACCACCTGCCAAAGGG GTCTATGCTGCACCTCCATCTACATGCCAAGATGATACAGCCCCAAGGGAAAACTTGCAGGATTTTTCACCTACAGTGGGCCACAGTGTAAGACCAGAAGGAGTATATGATATTCCTCCTCCCATCACCAAAGTAACTGGAAAAGAACATAATAGATTTTCTCCTGAGAGCCTAGTATTGCCAGGTGGAATACCACAGACACAGAGTGTTTATGACATCCCTACAAACCATCAAAACCATTTTCTTGGACAGCAAATTGCACCTGAAAAAGATGTTTATGATACCCCGAGGGGAATTGCATTCCCAGGACAGCAGACAGGACTCTGTGAAAATCCCATcacagaaggaagagaaggtgtCTATGATGTGCCACCAACAGTCCTCCAAGACAATAAAGGCTTACAGGATGTGACTGATGGGATGAATAGGTTGTCtttctccagcacaggaagcACGAGGAGTAACATGTCCACATCATCAACGACATCAAAAGACTCTTCTCATTCAGCATCCACTGCACAGGACAAAAGACTAATCCTTGATCCAGACACTGCTATAGAGAGACTTTATCACCTCCAGCAGATGGTGGAGGTGGCTGTCAATCACCTCACAGCCTTTATTATACCAGACTGGCGGTCCTATGGATATATGGAGAAACACATCAATGAAATTCATGCTGCTGTGGATAAGGTAGAGCAGTCGCTGTTGGAGTACCTCCAGTTTGCCAAAGGATCAGCAGCCAATGCTTCCTGCCTGTCTGAGTTCAGCCTCCTCAACAAAATGAGGAGGGAGGTGCAGAGGCTCGAGGACTCTCACCAGATCCTCACCCAAACCAGTCATGACTTGAACAGCTACAGCTGGTCTTTGAATGTCCTGGCTGTCAACAGAGTGCAGAACAAGTGCGATGACCTGGATCGCTTCATTATGGTGGCAAGGACAGTCCCGGATGATGCCAAGCAGCTGACCACCACTATCAGTGTCAACGCAGAGCTGCTCTTCAAACAGGCCCTGGGCAGCTCCCGTTTCAAAAGCATACCAGAGAATATAATGAACACTCCTGACTGTGTGTATGACAGTCCTCAGATGCAGCAACATGCAGAAAAAGCACAGAACCACTGCAGCTCCCTTCCCCCACTCCTGAGTAAAGGCCAGCATCCTTTCAGTACCACCAGTGAAGGCTCAGAAAAGAGCTGGATGGATGACTACGATTATGTTCACCTGCAG GGGAAAGAAGAGTTTGAAAGGCAACAGAAGGAGcttctggagaaagaaaatatcatcAAGCAGAGCAAAATGGAGCTAGAGCACCATCAG atcAATCAGTTCCAACGTCTGGAGCAAGAGATCACAAAGCCAGTAGAGAACGACATCTCCAAATGGAAGCCTCCGCAAGCCCTCCAGATCTCCCACGACAGCCGCCTGCTTTTGTTCTACTCCGACCAGTGCGAGACTCACTTCAACTCCCTCCTAAACGCCATCGATGCCTTTTTCAGTTGTGTCAACTCTTCTCAGCCCCCCCGGATCTTTGTGGCACACAGCAAGTTCATCATCCTGAGCGCTCACAAACTTGTGTTCATTGGGGACACGCTTGCGAGGCAAATGACGACTCAGGACATGTGCAACAGGGTGATGAACTCCAGCAACCAGCTGTGTGAACTGCTCAAGGGCGTTGTTCTAGCCACCAAGGGGGCTGCCTTGAGTTACCCCAACACAGCATCCCTGCAGAAGATGGTGGACCAAGTAACAGAGCTCTCTCATCACGCACAGTTGTTCAAACTCTCACTGGCCCAAATGGCGTCATTATGA